The following proteins are co-located in the Halarcobacter sp. genome:
- a CDS encoding arylesterase, translating to MKKIIFILCILATQFIYAKSILFLGDSLTEGLGVSKTEAYPHLVEELVKKRLNKNINAINGGVSGSTISDGLSRLKWYLKTQPDIIFIALGANDGLRGLNLRESQKNLEKIIDEALKSGAKVLLAGMLLPPNYGVEYRKDFKNMFIEVKDKYNLKFMPFLLKDVAGIQKLNQADGIHPTSQGYKIIANEVFEFLKDEL from the coding sequence ATGAAAAAAATAATTTTTATCTTATGCATACTTGCTACTCAATTTATATATGCAAAATCAATACTATTTTTAGGTGATTCTCTAACAGAAGGACTTGGAGTGTCTAAAACTGAAGCCTATCCACACTTAGTGGAAGAATTAGTAAAAAAAAGATTAAATAAAAATATAAATGCAATAAATGGCGGAGTAAGTGGTTCAACTATAAGTGATGGTTTATCAAGATTAAAGTGGTATTTAAAAACACAGCCTGATATTATTTTTATTGCCCTTGGAGCAAATGATGGTTTAAGGGGTTTAAACCTAAGAGAGAGTCAAAAAAACCTTGAAAAAATCATAGATGAAGCTTTAAAATCTGGGGCAAAAGTATTATTAGCAGGGATGTTACTACCACCAAATTATGGAGTAGAATATAGAAAAGATTTTAAAAATATGTTTATTGAGGTAAAAGATAAATACAATTTAAAATTTATGCCTTTTTTACTAAAAGATGTAGCTGGGATACAAAAGTTAAATCAAGCAGATGGAATACATCCAACCAGCCAAGGTTATAAAATAATTGCAAATGAAGTATTTGAATTCTTGAAGGATGAATTATAA
- a CDS encoding ABC transporter ATP-binding protein encodes MLKIKSLKKSYIQGSHTVEIFEDLNFQVKEAKRVAIMGKSGSGKSTLLSLISGIIKPNSGDIVLNNISYKDMNESQINDFRATNIGFVFQNFHLVSYLNALENVMLPAKVCGIENPKEKAIELLKSVGLEHRIDHLPSQLSGGEKQRVAIARALIHNPKIILADEPSGNLDEETGIAVMDKLFELIKKNNTTLVLVTHSKDVAARCEETYKLVSGNLTRC; translated from the coding sequence ATGTTAAAAATAAAATCGCTAAAAAAATCTTATATTCAAGGTTCACATACTGTTGAGATATTTGAAGATTTAAATTTCCAGGTAAAAGAAGCCAAAAGAGTTGCAATAATGGGAAAATCAGGAAGTGGAAAGTCAACATTACTTTCACTTATCTCTGGAATTATTAAACCAAACTCTGGGGATATAGTTCTTAATAATATTTCATATAAAGATATGAATGAAAGTCAAATAAACGATTTTAGAGCAACAAATATTGGTTTTGTATTTCAAAATTTTCATTTAGTTTCATATCTAAATGCTTTAGAAAATGTAATGCTCCCTGCAAAAGTTTGTGGTATAGAAAATCCAAAAGAAAAAGCAATTGAACTTTTAAAAAGTGTAGGTTTAGAACATAGAATTGACCACCTACCCTCACAATTAAGTGGAGGGGAGAAACAAAGAGTTGCTATAGCTAGAGCACTTATTCATAACCCAAAGATAATTTTAGCTGATGAGCCTAGTGGAAATTTGGATGAGGAAACTGGCATTGCCGTTATGGATAAACTTTTTGAACTAATTAAAAAGAACAATACTACTTTAGTATTAGTAACTCACTCAAAAGATGTGGCTGCAAGGTGTGAAGAGACATATAAGCTAGTATCAGGAAATTTAACAAGATGTTAA
- a CDS encoding FtsX-like permease family protein encodes MLIVELVQKALERSKSFSLIFILNFCLAIASLSYLQFFKGSIDNSLDAKAKTLLGADIVISSRFPISDKQKENIKNKLPNIKNYDEGISTVSMVASKNRARLMEVVQINEQFPFYGGLVFKDKSTYPQKQALPKENEVWVYQEVLDLLGLKKGDSLKIGSQNYIIKKIIDEDSLKTISFSGFMPKVYLSSEALKRSELLKFGSTARYKLNFLFEKNFTNDELELLEESLEKQFDRTLRVLSPNDGRDRLLRVLNFLTNFLSLVSLISFFLGLVGLIYLYSGFLRKHQNDIIILSDIGVSKKNLIYTYLLHLFVLIAISSVIVFSFITLSSQFIAPFIQKYIDFNFDFSLDYMFFLKSALILFILSLSIGLPLILPLVQREKRKFSKTIISFIPFIVFLLILSHFVTPAKYIGFFFALTVLLLITLFFVIGSYILKKFDFSGHIENLALSLAIKNITRQKRTSLTLFSAILLCTTFFSLIPQVGSSLSNALTKSVNDRPRFFVIDAKEEQLKDIEKQVQSLGGKLQNTAPMIRARIIKINGKEPKKDLEENNSRDAAVNLSYRSSLKKSEKLLEGRDFSGDYDSNDFSKPIELSVEERYASRRGIKLGDSVIFDVLGLELKAKVVNIRSVNWIEFTPNFFLIVQKGAIDDAPNTILATISQGDYDASKMLLKLTDTFPSLTVIDVKSLFESFSNIVKDVTSITDKMSLYSITIGLLMSFIIIQYQMNLQKNNILRLKMIGIKNKTIKNSFLLEFGLISFSASSLGIILGSVGSYFVSDMLFESYWDFRADILVLYFLFIPILTLLVVNIFTSKIIHQKENILFGE; translated from the coding sequence ATGTTAATAGTAGAACTAGTTCAAAAAGCACTAGAACGCTCAAAATCTTTTAGTTTGATATTTATACTGAACTTTTGTTTGGCTATTGCTTCATTATCTTATTTACAATTTTTTAAAGGAAGTATTGATAACTCACTAGATGCAAAAGCAAAAACCTTGCTTGGAGCAGATATTGTAATATCTTCAAGATTTCCAATAAGTGATAAACAAAAAGAGAATATAAAAAATAAACTTCCAAATATAAAAAACTATGATGAAGGAATTTCTACTGTTAGTATGGTTGCTTCTAAAAATAGAGCAAGATTAATGGAAGTTGTCCAGATAAATGAGCAATTCCCTTTTTATGGTGGTTTAGTATTTAAAGATAAATCAACTTATCCACAAAAGCAAGCTTTACCTAAAGAGAATGAAGTTTGGGTTTATCAAGAAGTACTTGATTTACTTGGATTAAAAAAAGGTGATAGTTTAAAAATCGGAAGTCAAAATTATATTATTAAAAAAATTATAGATGAAGACTCTTTAAAAACTATTAGTTTTAGTGGTTTTATGCCAAAGGTATATTTAAGTAGTGAAGCTCTAAAACGAAGTGAACTATTAAAATTTGGTTCAACTGCCAGATATAAACTAAACTTTTTATTTGAAAAAAACTTTACAAATGATGAACTTGAACTTCTTGAAGAGAGTTTAGAAAAACAATTTGATAGAACACTTAGGGTTTTATCTCCAAACGATGGAAGAGATAGACTCCTTAGAGTTTTAAACTTTTTAACAAACTTTTTGTCACTTGTTTCATTAATCTCTTTCTTTTTAGGTTTAGTTGGACTTATATATTTATATTCTGGATTTTTAAGAAAACATCAAAACGATATTATTATTTTAAGTGATATAGGAGTTAGTAAAAAAAATCTTATTTATACTTATCTTCTTCATCTGTTTGTTTTAATAGCAATTTCAAGTGTTATAGTATTTTCATTTATAACTTTAAGTTCACAATTTATTGCTCCATTTATACAAAAATATATTGACTTTAATTTTGATTTTTCACTTGATTATATGTTTTTCCTAAAATCTGCACTGATACTTTTTATACTTAGTCTTAGTATTGGATTACCTTTGATACTCCCTTTAGTTCAAAGAGAGAAAAGAAAATTTTCAAAAACTATTATAAGTTTTATTCCATTTATTGTGTTTTTACTTATATTATCACATTTTGTAACTCCAGCAAAATATATAGGATTTTTCTTTGCATTAACAGTACTTTTATTGATAACTTTATTTTTTGTTATTGGTTCATATATACTTAAAAAATTTGACTTTTCAGGGCATATAGAAAACCTTGCTTTATCACTTGCTATTAAAAATATAACAAGACAAAAAAGAACTTCATTAACACTTTTTTCTGCCATTTTACTTTGTACTACATTTTTTAGTCTTATTCCACAAGTTGGCTCTTCACTATCAAATGCTTTAACAAAAAGTGTAAATGACAGACCAAGATTTTTTGTAATTGATGCAAAAGAGGAACAACTGAAAGATATAGAAAAACAAGTGCAAAGTTTAGGTGGAAAACTTCAAAATACAGCACCTATGATAAGAGCACGAATAATCAAAATAAATGGTAAAGAACCAAAAAAAGACTTAGAAGAAAATAATTCAAGAGATGCTGCTGTAAATCTATCATATAGAAGTTCCCTAAAAAAAAGTGAAAAACTACTTGAGGGAAGAGATTTTAGTGGAGACTATGATTCTAATGATTTTTCTAAACCAATAGAGTTGAGTGTAGAAGAGAGGTATGCTTCAAGAAGAGGGATAAAATTAGGAGATAGTGTCATCTTTGATGTATTAGGTTTAGAGCTTAAAGCAAAAGTTGTAAACATAAGATCTGTAAATTGGATAGAGTTTACACCTAACTTCTTTTTAATAGTTCAAAAAGGTGCTATAGATGATGCTCCAAATACTATCTTGGCTACAATCTCACAAGGAGATTATGATGCTTCAAAAATGCTTTTGAAACTAACAGATACTTTTCCTAGTCTAACAGTAATAGATGTAAAGAGTCTTTTTGAATCTTTTTCAAATATTGTTAAAGATGTAACATCTATAACTGATAAGATGAGTCTGTACTCTATTACTATTGGTTTATTAATGAGTTTTATAATTATTCAATACCAAATGAATTTACAAAAAAACAATATACTAAGACTAAAAATGATAGGGATAAAAAACAAAACTATAAAAAACTCATTTCTACTAGAGTTTGGTCTTATCTCTTTTAGCGCAAGTAGTTTAGGAATAATTTTAGGAAGTGTGGGTTCATATTTTGTAAGTGATATGTTATTTGAATCATATTGGGATTTTAGAGCAGATATTTTAGTACTTTACTTTCTATTTATTCCAATATTGACTTTATTGGTTGTAAATATATTTACTTCTAAAATTATTCACCAAAAAGAGAATATCCTTTTTGGTGAATAG
- a CDS encoding NAD(+) synthase has translation MYGFYRVASSVPKVQIANTDKNIQEIIKIFEQENKNESSIVLFPELCITGYTVGDLFLNQNLLDSQYKALDKLLEKSKGISTIAIVGIVVSFEHRLYNCAAVIQDGTILGIVPKSYLPNKNEFYEKRYFQSGLRIKSKTLKLLNQEIPFGVDLLFSDENNITFGIEICEDLWSILPPSNQMAINGANMIFNLSASNELVGKSSYRQELVKTQSARLVCAYVYSSCGVGESSSDTIFGGDALICEYGSTIAKSDRFALENQTIRADIDLEKLIWLRNHESYFGDSIPSEVRIIKINSTPKISKLDRYIDKHPFIPSNEKMKQEVCEEITNIQAHGLIKRLTHINLKKVVLGISGGLDSTLALLATYKAFEILNLDVKGIIAITMPGFGTTSRTKSNAIKLCEALGVTIKEIPISEISLKEFEALGHDKDIHDVTYENVQARARTSILMNLANKEGAIVIGTGDLSEIALGWCTYNGDHMSMYSLNSGIPKTLISYLVEYFTYKSDIKEVLIDILNTPISPELLPPDSDKISQETQSIIGPYELHDFFLYHFIRYGAKPSKILFLADIAFEEYSKDEIKKWLDIFIKRFFTQQFKRNAMPDGVKVGTISLSPRADWRMPSDASFEEWLKY, from the coding sequence ATGTATGGTTTTTATAGGGTAGCTTCAAGTGTTCCAAAAGTACAGATTGCAAATACAGATAAAAATATCCAAGAGATAATCAAAATATTTGAACAAGAAAACAAAAATGAAAGTTCAATTGTACTTTTCCCTGAACTTTGTATCACTGGATATACAGTGGGCGATCTTTTTTTAAATCAAAACTTATTAGATTCTCAATATAAAGCACTAGATAAATTGTTAGAAAAAAGTAAAGGGATATCAACTATAGCAATTGTTGGAATAGTAGTTTCTTTTGAACATAGACTTTATAATTGTGCAGCAGTAATACAAGATGGAACTATTTTAGGGATAGTTCCCAAAAGCTATCTTCCAAATAAAAATGAATTTTATGAAAAAAGATATTTTCAATCAGGGCTTAGAATTAAATCAAAAACATTAAAACTTCTAAATCAAGAGATCCCTTTTGGAGTTGATTTATTATTTTCAGATGAAAATAATATAACTTTTGGAATAGAGATTTGTGAGGATTTATGGTCAATTTTACCTCCAAGTAATCAAATGGCGATAAATGGTGCAAATATGATTTTTAATCTTTCAGCAAGTAATGAACTTGTTGGAAAATCTTCATATAGGCAAGAGTTAGTAAAAACACAAAGTGCAAGATTGGTTTGTGCTTATGTTTATAGTTCTTGTGGAGTAGGGGAGTCAAGTTCTGATACTATATTTGGTGGAGATGCTTTGATTTGTGAGTATGGTTCTACAATTGCAAAAAGTGACAGATTTGCTTTAGAAAATCAAACAATAAGGGCAGATATAGACCTTGAAAAACTTATTTGGCTAAGAAATCACGAATCATATTTTGGAGATAGTATTCCAAGTGAAGTTAGAATCATAAAAATTAACTCAACACCAAAGATATCAAAATTGGATAGATATATAGACAAACACCCTTTTATACCATCAAATGAGAAGATGAAACAAGAGGTTTGTGAAGAGATTACAAATATTCAAGCCCATGGATTAATCAAAAGATTAACTCATATAAACTTAAAAAAAGTAGTTCTTGGTATCTCAGGAGGTTTAGATTCTACCTTAGCTTTATTAGCTACTTATAAAGCCTTTGAGATTTTAAACTTAGATGTAAAAGGGATTATTGCTATTACTATGCCAGGTTTTGGAACCACAAGTAGAACAAAATCAAATGCAATAAAACTATGTGAAGCTTTAGGGGTAACTATAAAAGAGATACCAATTTCTGAAATATCTTTAAAAGAGTTTGAGGCTTTAGGGCATGATAAAGATATTCATGATGTAACCTATGAAAATGTTCAAGCAAGGGCAAGAACATCTATTCTTATGAATTTAGCCAATAAAGAGGGTGCAATAGTTATAGGAACAGGGGATTTAAGTGAGATAGCACTTGGTTGGTGCACTTACAATGGAGACCATATGAGTATGTACTCTTTAAACAGTGGGATTCCAAAAACTCTTATCTCATATCTTGTTGAGTATTTTACTTATAAGAGTGATATTAAAGAGGTTTTAATAGATATTTTAAATACACCTATCTCACCTGAACTTCTTCCCCCTGATAGTGATAAAATTTCACAAGAAACACAGAGTATAATTGGACCATATGAACTACATGACTTTTTCTTATATCATTTTATAAGATATGGTGCAAAACCATCAAAAATACTATTTTTAGCCGATATTGCTTTTGAAGAGTATTCAAAAGATGAGATTAAAAAATGGCTTGATATTTTTATAAAAAGATTTTTTACTCAACAGTTCAAAAGAAATGCTATGCCAGATGGTGTGAAAGTTGGAACTATTAGTCTAAGCCCAAGGGCAGATTGGCGAATGCCAAGTGATGCCAGTTTTGAAGAGTGGTTAAAGTATTAA
- a CDS encoding redoxin domain-containing protein has translation MNEKIKKYIKEIVKYSIFIIIALNIVSYYKSQDLNKENLPYDAFKLIDDKSYTLDKEKPTLVYFWATWCPICKLQSPTIDELSKNYQVITIASQSGTKEQILKYLKENNLNFKVVDDTYNDFAYRFNVKAYPTTLIYDKNKNLKFTDVGYTSSFNLKLKLWWSK, from the coding sequence ATGAATGAAAAAATAAAAAAATATATTAAAGAGATAGTTAAATACTCAATTTTTATAATAATAGCCCTAAATATAGTTAGTTACTATAAATCGCAAGATTTAAATAAAGAAAATCTTCCCTATGACGCCTTTAAACTAATTGATGACAAAAGTTATACTTTAGATAAAGAAAAACCTACATTAGTTTACTTTTGGGCTACATGGTGCCCTATTTGTAAATTACAATCCCCAACAATAGATGAATTATCAAAGAATTATCAAGTTATTACAATAGCAAGTCAATCAGGAACAAAAGAACAGATACTAAAATATCTAAAAGAAAACAATCTAAACTTTAAAGTTGTAGATGATACTTACAATGACTTTGCATATAGATTCAATGTAAAAGCCTACCCAACAACACTAATTTATGATAAAAATAAAAATCTTAAATTTACTGATGTTGGATATACTTCAAGTTTTAATCTAAAACTTAAATTGTGGTGGAGCAAGTAA
- a CDS encoding protein adenylyltransferase SelO family protein — MKEKIQTFEELTKYTNYSFIEKLNRDPDEKNNSDNKFPREVFSGHYVNVKPTALKEPIYISHSKIFFEELSFDETLIKSEDFTKMFSGDISNLPEQIRDTGWATGYALSIYGTEYYAQCPFQTGNGYGDGRAISVLEAVLNGKRWEFQLKGAGRTPYCRGADGRAVLRSSVREFLAQEHMYKLRIPTSRSLTLFTSKKEQVSRPWFRDNSYSKDPELMIEEDVAITTRVAPSFIRVGQLELFGRRARKDEHPDALKELEMLVLHLIDREYSEIINQELSLKEKVLLLAKNYQDRLTSLVANWIRVGYCQGNFNSDNCAAGGFTLDYGPFGFIDMFDPNYQPWTGGGMHFSFFNQPQAAQKNFKSFCSALKPLLKSTPDSLKQLESIENDFANIMQSKIEKMWASKLGLDKFDFEIFNELINLLMENPIDYTIFFRELSNIPEDINGISKSFYDNSFEKENIKSAWNKWLKNWKEKLDEDLKTVSINMKQTNPKYTLREWHLVTAYQNAENGNYDLIQELQEIMTNPYDEQTKEIEEKYYRKKPTDFFGIAGISHVSCSS; from the coding sequence ATGAAAGAAAAAATACAAACATTTGAAGAACTTACAAAATATACTAACTATTCTTTTATAGAAAAGCTTAATAGAGACCCTGATGAAAAAAATAATTCAGACAATAAATTTCCTAGAGAGGTGTTTTCTGGACACTATGTAAATGTGAAGCCAACTGCTTTAAAAGAACCAATATATATTTCACATAGTAAAATTTTTTTTGAAGAATTGAGTTTTGATGAAACTTTAATTAAATCTGAAGATTTTACAAAGATGTTTTCTGGTGATATTTCAAATCTACCTGAACAAATAAGAGATACAGGTTGGGCAACGGGATATGCACTTTCTATTTATGGTACAGAATATTATGCCCAATGCCCTTTTCAAACAGGAAATGGCTATGGAGATGGACGAGCAATCTCAGTTTTAGAAGCAGTTTTAAATGGCAAAAGATGGGAGTTTCAACTAAAAGGAGCAGGTCGAACCCCTTATTGTAGAGGTGCAGATGGACGTGCAGTTTTAAGATCAAGTGTTAGGGAGTTTTTAGCCCAAGAGCATATGTATAAACTAAGAATCCCTACATCTAGGTCTTTGACTCTTTTCACTTCTAAAAAAGAGCAAGTAAGTAGACCTTGGTTTAGAGATAATTCTTACTCAAAAGACCCTGAGCTTATGATAGAAGAAGATGTGGCAATTACAACAAGAGTTGCCCCATCTTTTATACGTGTTGGACAACTTGAACTTTTTGGAAGAAGAGCTAGAAAAGATGAACATCCAGATGCTTTAAAAGAGTTGGAGATGCTTGTGTTACATCTAATTGATAGAGAATATAGTGAAATAATCAATCAAGAATTAAGCCTAAAAGAGAAAGTATTACTTTTAGCAAAAAACTATCAAGATAGACTAACTTCACTTGTGGCAAACTGGATAAGAGTAGGATATTGTCAAGGTAATTTCAACAGTGATAACTGTGCGGCAGGTGGATTTACTTTAGATTATGGACCTTTTGGATTTATTGATATGTTTGATCCAAACTATCAACCATGGACTGGTGGAGGGATGCATTTTTCATTTTTCAATCAACCCCAAGCAGCTCAAAAAAACTTTAAATCATTTTGCAGTGCCTTAAAACCTTTACTTAAATCTACACCTGATAGTTTAAAACAATTGGAAAGTATTGAAAACGATTTCGCAAATATAATGCAATCAAAGATAGAAAAGATGTGGGCTTCAAAACTAGGACTTGATAAATTTGATTTTGAAATATTTAATGAGTTAATCAATCTTTTAATGGAAAATCCTATTGACTATACTATATTTTTTAGAGAGTTATCAAATATCCCTGAAGATATAAATGGTATATCAAAATCTTTTTATGATAATAGTTTTGAAAAGGAAAATATAAAATCAGCATGGAATAAATGGTTAAAAAATTGGAAAGAAAAATTAGATGAAGATTTAAAAACTGTTTCAATAAATATGAAACAAACAAATCCAAAATATACATTAAGAGAATGGCATCTAGTAACAGCATATCAAAATGCCGAAAATGGAAACTATGATTTAATTCAAGAGTTACAAGAAATCATGACTAATCCATATGACGAACAAACAAAAGAGATAGAAGAAAAATATTATAGAAAAAAACCAACAGACTTTTTTGGAATAGCTGGGATATCTCACGTGAGTTGCTCTTCATAA
- a CDS encoding ABC-F family ATP-binding cassette domain-containing protein yields the protein MIELVNISKSYPTNDLYKDLNLRLNAKDKVGLVGRNGTGKSTLFKLILGEEHQDSGEIKLPKAYKIGALKQYFDFTEKTLINETALALSEEDKYEIYKAEKILFGLGFTMEDLDKDPKSFSGGYQIRINLAKLLLTEPNMLLLDEPTNYLDILSIRWLKDFLKNFQGEVILITHDRDFMDSVCTHTLGIVRKSAFMIQGGTRKFYEQILANEEHHEKQKIAQEKKIKDLEEFIAKNKARAATATLAQSKVKILEKMDILEDLDYDANLKFDFNYKDSAAKFLVEVKDLSFGYTPDKILFKDITFALSRGETIGIIGKNGKGKSTLLNTIAGELEALSGSVDFHSSCVFGHFGQTNISHLNQENTIMDEIYSVNHKLPEAVIRSICGLMMFSGDNAKKKISLLSGGEKSRVMLGKIIAQDVNLLFLDEPTNHLDIDSIDALTNAIKAFPGSCMIVTHSEELLRAVCDRLIVFTNDSADYFNGTYDEFLEKIGWEDDAVEEKKVEKPKRNKKEIKKLRAAIVTQKSQATKPIRTRIEEIEALNGAEKAKCEQELRELLKQLEKLNDEFQKKLDEI from the coding sequence ATGATTGAATTAGTTAACATCTCAAAAAGTTATCCAACAAATGATTTATATAAAGATTTAAATCTTAGATTAAATGCCAAAGACAAAGTTGGTCTTGTGGGGCGAAATGGTACAGGTAAATCTACACTTTTTAAACTTATACTGGGTGAGGAACATCAAGATAGTGGAGAGATAAAACTGCCTAAAGCCTATAAAATAGGTGCTTTAAAACAGTATTTTGACTTCACTGAAAAAACTTTGATAAATGAAACAGCTCTTGCCTTAAGTGAAGAGGATAAATATGAAATTTATAAAGCTGAAAAGATACTTTTTGGTTTAGGTTTTACTATGGAGGATTTAGACAAAGATCCTAAATCTTTTTCAGGTGGTTATCAAATTAGAATTAACCTAGCTAAATTACTTTTAACTGAACCAAATATGCTTTTACTGGATGAGCCAACAAACTATTTGGATATTTTGTCTATTAGATGGCTAAAAGATTTTTTAAAAAACTTCCAAGGGGAAGTTATCCTAATCACTCATGATAGAGATTTTATGGATAGTGTTTGTACACATACTTTAGGAATAGTAAGAAAAAGTGCTTTTATGATTCAAGGTGGAACAAGAAAATTTTATGAACAAATTTTAGCAAATGAAGAGCACCATGAAAAACAAAAAATTGCCCAAGAGAAAAAGATAAAAGATTTAGAAGAGTTTATTGCTAAAAACAAAGCAAGGGCAGCAACAGCTACACTAGCTCAATCAAAAGTTAAAATCTTGGAGAAAATGGATATTTTAGAAGATTTGGATTATGATGCAAATTTAAAGTTTGATTTTAACTATAAAGATTCTGCAGCTAAATTTTTGGTGGAAGTAAAAGATTTATCTTTTGGTTATACACCTGATAAAATTCTTTTCAAAGATATCACTTTTGCTTTATCAAGAGGTGAAACTATAGGAATCATAGGAAAAAATGGTAAAGGTAAATCAACTTTACTTAATACTATAGCAGGAGAGCTTGAGGCTTTAAGTGGTAGTGTAGATTTTCACTCATCTTGTGTATTTGGTCACTTTGGTCAAACAAATATCTCACATCTAAACCAAGAAAATACAATCATGGATGAGATTTATAGTGTAAATCACAAACTACCAGAAGCAGTTATTAGAAGCATTTGTGGTCTTATGATGTTTAGTGGAGATAATGCAAAGAAAAAAATCTCACTTCTCTCAGGGGGAGAAAAATCAAGGGTAATGCTTGGTAAAATCATAGCCCAAGATGTAAACCTACTTTTCCTAGATGAGCCAACAAACCACTTAGATATAGACTCTATAGATGCCCTTACAAATGCAATAAAAGCATTTCCTGGTTCTTGTATGATAGTTACTCACTCGGAAGAGTTATTAAGAGCTGTATGTGATAGATTGATTGTATTTACAAATGATTCAGCTGACTATTTTAACGGAACTTATGATGAGTTCTTAGAAAAAATTGGTTGGGAAGATGATGCAGTTGAAGAAAAAAAAGTAGAAAAACCAAAAAGAAATAAAAAAGAGATAAAAAAACTAAGAGCAGCAATCGTAACCCAAAAAAGTCAAGCAACAAAACCTATTAGAACAAGAATAGAAGAGATTGAAGCTTTAAATGGTGCAGAAAAAGCAAAATGTGAGCAAGAACTAAGAGAGTTACTAAAACAACTTGAAAAGTTAAATGATGAGTTTCAAAAAAAGCTAGATGAGATTTAA
- a CDS encoding M48 family metallopeptidase produces MSKLKYLAHYPKEYVSQIQKLLDEKKLDKYLLSKYKTCHEYKSDKALYEYTIDLKNQFLKKSLPLSKVVYDGKINVINDALGLHTFISRVQGGKLKSKNEIRIASIFKNVPQEFLQMIVVHELAHIKEKQHDKAFYKLCTFMEPNYHQYEFDLRVYLTYVDRFGKLY; encoded by the coding sequence ATGAGTAAACTAAAATATCTAGCCCACTACCCAAAAGAGTATGTTTCGCAAATACAAAAACTACTAGATGAAAAAAAGCTAGACAAATATCTACTAAGCAAATACAAAACTTGTCATGAATACAAAAGTGACAAGGCTTTGTATGAATATACAATAGATTTAAAAAATCAATTCCTAAAAAAATCTTTACCACTTAGCAAAGTAGTTTATGATGGAAAAATAAATGTAATAAATGATGCCTTAGGTTTACACACATTCATCTCAAGAGTTCAAGGTGGAAAACTAAAAAGCAAAAACGAAATAAGAATAGCCTCAATCTTCAAAAACGTACCCCAAGAGTTTCTACAAATGATTGTAGTGCATGAATTAGCCCACATAAAAGAGAAACAACACGACAAAGCCTTTTATAAACTATGTACTTTTATGGAACCAAACTATCATCAGTATGAGTTTGATTTGAGAGTTTATCTTACTTATGTTGATAGGTTTGGGAAGTTGTATTAG